From the genome of Streptomyces sp. S4.7:
CCCACGCGGTCTCGGCGTCGTTGAAGGCCACCAGGCACCCCAGATGCGTACACCGCGCGGATACGGCGCTGGCCACACCGTCCGCGTCCCGGTAGACCGCGCAGCGCTGGCCGTTGACACGTACCACCGCTCCGGTGCCCGGCGGGACCTGTGCGACCGAGTCCACGTGGGTGGTGCGCAGCCGGTCGCCGACGAAGTGCTTTGCCACGTCGGCCTGTTGCCTCAGCAGGGCGGGCGCTTCGCGCAGGGTGCTCGCCAGCCTGCGCGGGTCGTACAGGGCGGCCCACGGCGGCTCCTCGCCCAGGACGAGGCCGGTCAGAAGCCGGCCGGCCATGACGCCGCCGCTCATGCCCCAGCCGCCGAACCCGGTGGCCACGTACGTGTGGCGGGAACCGGCGTGGAAGGGGCCGACGAGCGGGACGGTGTCGGTGGAGTCGTTGTCCTGGGCGGCCCAGCGGTAGGCGGTCCCGCCGACGGGGAACCTGGCGCGCATCCAGGCGTCCAGACGCCGGAACCCCTCGCGGGGGTCACCCGTGCCGGGAGTGAAGCTCTCGCCGGTGACGATGAGCAGCCGCCGCTCGTCGTCGAGCGGTGCGGTGCGCACCGACCGCTTGCCGTCCTCCTGGGTGATGTACATGCCGGTCGGCGCGATCTCGGCGGCGATCGGGGCGGCGACCACCAGTTCCCTGCGCGGGGAGAGCCGCGCGAAGGTCAGGGCCCTGTCGAATACGGGGAAATGGGTGGCGACCACCACGTCGCGCGCCGTGACGGTGTGACCGGACTCGACCGTGACGCGGCAGGGTGAGCCCTCCGTGAGGCCGGTGGCGCGCGAGCGCTCGAAGATCAGGCCGCCCTTGGCCCGGAAGTCCGCGGCGAGTGCGAGCAGATATTTGCGGGGGTGGAACTGCGCCTGCGCGTCCACCCGGACGGCGCCGCTCACCTCGTAGGGCAGATCGGTGCGGTCCACGTACGAGGCCGCGAGACCGGCCGCCGCGGCCGCCTCGGCCTCGGCCCGCAGTTCGGGAACGGCGGCGGGCTCGGTGGCGTAGGTGTAGGCGGGCGCCCGCTCCAGGTCGCAGGAGATACCGAGCATGGCGACGATCTCGGCCACCCGTTCCACCGCGCCCTGCTGCGAGAGCGCGTACAGTCGCGCGGCGTCCTGGTCACGTGTCCGGCGCAGCCGGTCGTAGACCAGGGTGTGCAGCGCGGAGACCTTCGCGGTGGTGTATCCGGTGACGCCGGCCGCGATCCGGTCGGCCTCCAGCACGGCGACCGTCCGGCCGGCGGTGACCAGCTCCCATGCCGTGCTCAGCCCCGCGATGCCGCCGCCCACCACGACCGCGTCGACGGTGACGTCCTCGTTCAGCGCCGGGTCACCGGTGGCACCGGCGGTCGCCATCCAGAAGGATTCATACTGTCCGGGCAAGGGCTGTGAGTCGGTCATGTCAGCCTTTCAGAACGTGCTTCCGATCCGTCACGAGGCGCCCCCGGCGGCCCACCGAGTGCCCGGCCCCCACGCCCCGAAACACCGTAGATCGCGATCCTCCCCCGCTCCGGGACGCCGGGGCGTGGCGTCGGCGGAATCCACCGCGGGAACGCGACCGCCCCGCTCGTGGCGGCGGAGCCGGCCCATCGGCGGCCGGCCCCTCTCCCGAAGGCCCCGTTCCCACTGTTTCAGCCCCTCGCGCACCTCCCCGGACCCGCGTGCGCACGCTTCGATCGCCCGCTTCCTGTCCTGCGGGCCAGGAAGTACGCCAGTACGAGTGCGGCGCCACCGGCGAACACCACGCCCTGGTTCCGCCGGGCCGCCGTGGCTGCTTGTGCCGCCTGCTCGCGTACGGGCTCGGGGGTGTTGTCCCGCGCCGACCGCAACAGGTCGGCGCCTTTCCCCTGTGCCTGCCGTGCGGCCCCCGCCGCCTTTCCCCTGACGGCTGCCGCCTTCTGCCTGGCCTGTGCCTTCACGTCGGCCTTCGCGGCCAGCTCCTCGACCGTCCGTCCGAGCTCCTCGCGCGTCCCTTCGATGCGCTCACGCAGCTCGTCGGGGGTGGGCTCGTCCGCGCCCTTGTCTGGTTTCCCGGTCATCGGTGTGCACTCTCCTTGATCTGGGCGATGTCCGCCTTGACACCGTCGATGGCTTTACGGGGAGCCGGAGGGGCGGCCTCGGCGACTCCTTTCCTGCCCAGCGCCGCGAGGACGCCCGCGAGGGCGAACAGCGCGGCGGTGATCACCAGCGCGGACAGCCACAGCGGCCATACGAGGGCGAGGGCGATCACCGCGGTGGCGACCAGCGCCTGCAAGGCGATGACCGCGACCAGGCCGGCTCCGCCGAGCAGGCCGCCGCTCCGCCCGAACCGCTTGCCCTTCTCCCTCATCTC
Proteins encoded in this window:
- a CDS encoding FAD-dependent oxidoreductase → MTDSQPLPGQYESFWMATAGATGDPALNEDVTVDAVVVGGGIAGLSTAWELVTAGRTVAVLEADRIAAGVTGYTTAKVSALHTLVYDRLRRTRDQDAARLYALSQQGAVERVAEIVAMLGISCDLERAPAYTYATEPAAVPELRAEAEAAAAAGLAASYVDRTDLPYEVSGAVRVDAQAQFHPRKYLLALAADFRAKGGLIFERSRATGLTEGSPCRVTVESGHTVTARDVVVATHFPVFDRALTFARLSPRRELVVAAPIAAEIAPTGMYITQEDGKRSVRTAPLDDERRLLIVTGESFTPGTGDPREGFRRLDAWMRARFPVGGTAYRWAAQDNDSTDTVPLVGPFHAGSRHTYVATGFGGWGMSGGVMAGRLLTGLVLGEEPPWAALYDPRRLASTLREAPALLRQQADVAKHFVGDRLRTTHVDSVAQVPPGTGAVVRVNGQRCAVYRDADGVASAVSARCTHLGCLVAFNDAETAWECPCHGSRFGVDGSVLQGPAVHPLEKRNVSGG
- a CDS encoding DUF3618 domain-containing protein — protein: MTGKPDKGADEPTPDELRERIEGTREELGRTVEELAAKADVKAQARQKAAAVRGKAAGAARQAQGKGADLLRSARDNTPEPVREQAAQAATAARRNQGVVFAGGAALVLAYFLARRTGSGRSKRAHAGPGRCARG
- a CDS encoding phage holin family protein; amino-acid sequence: MDTSHPKTSDSREPVGELVKQASEQISRLLHEELALAQAEMREKGKRFGRSGGLLGGAGLVAVIALQALVATAVIALALVWPLWLSALVITAALFALAGVLAALGRKGVAEAAPPAPRKAIDGVKADIAQIKESAHR